One window of the Eucalyptus grandis isolate ANBG69807.140 chromosome 8, ASM1654582v1, whole genome shotgun sequence genome contains the following:
- the LOC104456298 gene encoding aspartic proteinase 39 has translation MVPTFLLFLTWVLAASSGVGGGGNYGVFSLKYRYYGQETSLSALKAHDTQRQLRILAGVDLPLGGTGRPDAVGLYYAKIGIGTPAKDYYVQVDTGSDLMWINCIQCRECPRRSSLGIDLTLYDIEQSDTGKLVYCDNSFCIGYSGGPLSGCSANVSCPYLEIYGDGSSTAGYFVKDVVLYDQVSGDLQTTTANGSVIFGCGERQSGDLGSDNEEALDGILGFGKSNSSMISQLASSGDVKKMFAHCLDSTNGGGIFAIGRVIQPKVNTTPMVPDQPHYSVNMTAVQVGLELLNLTTDVFEIGDRKGTILDSGTTLAYLPEIIYQPLVSKIIGQQPDLNVHTVNDEYTCFQYSESVDEGFPNVTFHFENSLTLNVHPHEYLFPYEGLWCIGWQNSGMQSSDRRNLTLLGDLVLSNKLVVYDLEKQAIGWTEYNCSSSIKLQDEHSGTVHLVGSHYIPSESPPPCDVTVLVPFILLLTLLQIFIHQNM, from the exons ATGGTACCcaccttcctcctcttcctgaCGTGGGTCCTCGCCGCGAGCtccggcgtcggcggcggcggcaactaCGGCGTCTTCAGCCTCAAGTACCGGTACTACGGGCAGGAGACGTCCCTCAGCGCCCTCAAGGCCCACGACACCCAGCGCCAGCTCCGTATCCTCGCTGGCGTTGATCTCCCCCTGGGCGGCACCGGCCGCCCTGACGCCGTCGG GCTTTATTATGCGAAAATCGGTATTGGGACCCCTGCGAAGGACTACTATGTACAAGTCGACACGGGGAGTGATCTCATGTGGATCAATTGTATTCAGTGCAGAGAATGCCCCAGAAGAAGCTCCCTTGGT ATAGACCTCACGCTGTATGATATAGAGCAATCGGACACTGGTAAACTGGTCTACTGTGATAACTCGTTTTGCATAGGGTATAGTGGAGGTCCCTTGTCAGGCTGCAGCGCTAATGTGTCTTGTCCATATCTTGAGATATATGGTGATGGGAGCTCCACTGCTGGATACTTTGTGAAGGATGTGGTGTTATATGATCAAGTATCTGGAGATCTCCAGACAACAACTGCAAATGGAAGCGTTATATTCGG GTGTGGCGAGAGACAATCTGGAGATTTAGGTTCAGATAATGAAGAGGCACTTGATGGCATCCTTGGTTTTGGAAAATCAAATTCATCGATGATTTCACAGCTAGCTTCATCTGGAGATGTCAAAAAGATGTTTGCTCACTGTTTAGATAGTACGAATGGTGGTGGCATCTTTGCAATTGGACGCGTTATTCAACCAAAAGTGAATACAACTCCTATGGTTCCTGACCA GCCACATTACAGTGTCAACATGACTGCAGTTCAAGTCGGTCTTGAGTTGCTAAATCTTACAACGGATGTGTTTGAGATAGGAGACAGAAAGGGCACCATACTTGACAGTGGTACAACCTTGGCCTACCTTCCAGAAATTATCTATCAGCCATTAGTAAGCAAG aTTATTGGTCAGCAGCCTGATTTGAATGTCCACACGGTTAATGATGAATACACTTGCTTCCAATATTCAGAGAG CGTTGATGAAGGATTTCCTAATGTCacctttcattttgaaaattcgCTCACTCTGAATGTTCATCCTCACGAATATCTATTTCCTTAT GAAGGTTTATGGTGTATTGGTTGGCAAAATAGTGGGATGCAGTCTAGTGACAGAAGGAACTTGACACTTCTCGGAG ATTTAGTGCTTTCAAATAAGCTTGTTGTGTATGATCTGGAAAAGCAGGCCATTGGATGGACAGAGTACAATT GCTCTTCAAGCATTAAGCTGCAAGATGAACACAGTGGAACAGTACATTTAGTAGGTTCCCATTATATTCCCTCTGAAAGCCCTCCTCCTTGTGATGTAACGGTGTTGGTTCCGTTCATTTTACTGTTGACGCTGCTGCAGATATTCATACACCAAAACATGTGA
- the LOC104456299 gene encoding uncharacterized protein At1g05835 isoform X2, with translation MAFSWTCHCIGEPEHVDSARKRGTEREGALLGICRGASPFAGSGAKCAANGPTVKQTQVGFGDPPKFRVEVQNNCPMCPVINVHVECGSFNQSLVSPRLLKVVDRNDCVVGGGLPLPPLQKLSFTYSHSKYSLNPSSWDFQCE, from the exons ATGGCCTTCTCGTGGACTTGCCACTGCATTGGTGAACCAGAGCATGTGGACTCAGCGAGAAAGAGAGGGACAGAGAGGGAGGGGGCCCTGCTTGGGATTTGCAGAGGCGCATCTCCTTTTGCAG GGTCCGGGGCCAAGTGCGCTGCCAACGGCCCGACGGTGAAGCAGACTCAAGTTGGATTCGGAGATCCTCCTAAGTTCAGGGTCGAAGTGCAGAACAACTGCCCCATGTGTCCGGTAATCAACGTGCACGTCGAATGTGGGAGCTTCAATCAGTCCTTGGTTAGCCCGAGGCTGCTCAAGGTGGTGGATCGCAACGACTGCGTGGTCGGCGGGGGCTTGCCATTGCCACCCCTCCAAAAGCTCTCCTTCACCTATTCACATTCCAAGTATTCTTTGAACCCTAGTTCTTGGGATTTCCAATGCGAGTGA
- the LOC104456299 gene encoding uncharacterized protein At1g05835 isoform X1 yields MHANLLFPMPINIKGVACDPKDTTQSFKHSRPKSPSLSQLLNMKCIASFALLALFFLSFSGLFHSGSGAKCAANGPTVKQTQVGFGDPPKFRVEVQNNCPMCPVINVHVECGSFNQSLVSPRLLKVVDRNDCVVGGGLPLPPLQKLSFTYSHSKYSLNPSSWDFQCE; encoded by the exons ATGCACGCTAATCTTCTTTTCCCAATGCCTATAAACATCAAGGGGGTTGCATGCGACCCCAAGGACACAACACAATCATTCAAACACTCTCGTCCAaagtctccctctctctctcagttgcTCAACATGAAATGCATAGCATCCTTCGCTCTCCTTGCCTtgttcttcctctccttctccgGCCTCTTTCAttctg GGTCCGGGGCCAAGTGCGCTGCCAACGGCCCGACGGTGAAGCAGACTCAAGTTGGATTCGGAGATCCTCCTAAGTTCAGGGTCGAAGTGCAGAACAACTGCCCCATGTGTCCGGTAATCAACGTGCACGTCGAATGTGGGAGCTTCAATCAGTCCTTGGTTAGCCCGAGGCTGCTCAAGGTGGTGGATCGCAACGACTGCGTGGTCGGCGGGGGCTTGCCATTGCCACCCCTCCAAAAGCTCTCCTTCACCTATTCACATTCCAAGTATTCTTTGAACCCTAGTTCTTGGGATTTCCAATGCGAGTGA
- the LOC104456300 gene encoding probable protein phosphatase 2C 33, which translates to MGSCLSGAEASSVPFAPASSSGSAKAKSSSRKRQMRKNSSFESKMEMWLYRIPGRIFLNGSSDAASLFTRQGKKGINQDAMIVWENFGSKTDTILCGVFDGHGPFGHMVAKKVRDSLPLKLSALWELKVGSPDGHIDFSSSAMGSMNSEETSIKTIEDLKTFPKLEFGENHSDTILTLKESFVKAFKVMDKELKLHPQIDCYCSGTTAVTLVKQGHDLLIGNVGDSRAVLGTRDKNNSLIAVQLTVDLKPDLPRELERIRLCRGRVFALKNEPEVARVWLPNCDSPGLAMARAFGDFCLKDFGLISIPEISYRCLTDRDEFVVLATDGIWDVLSNNEVVDIVASAPRSSAARTLVESAIRAWRFKYPYAKVDDCAVVCLFLDSNSSSHATSQSASNEQIVSPQKNP; encoded by the exons ATGGGTTCGTGTCTCTCCGGGGCAGAGGCGAGCTCGGTCCCCTTTGCCCCGGCATCTTCGTCAGGCAGCGCCAAGGCGAAGAGCTCGTCTCGGAAGAGGCAGATGAGGAAAAATTCCTCGTTCGAGTCGAAGATGGAGATGTGGCTGTACCGGATTCCGGGAAGGATATTCTTGAACGGGTCCAGCGATGCCGCGTCTCTGTTCACCAGGCAGGGCAAGAAAGGGATTAACCAGGATGCCATGATTGTTTGGGAG AATTTCGGCTCCAAGACAGATACTATACTTTGTGGTGTTTTTGATGGCCATGGCCCATTTGGCCACATGGTAGCTAAGAAGGTTAGGGATTCACTCCCTTTGAAATTGAGTGCTCTATGGGAATTGAAAGTCGGCAGCCCAGATGGGCATATTGACTTCAGCAGCAGTGCCATGGGAAGTATGAACTCGGAAGAGACCTCAATAAAGACTATCGAGGATCTGAAGACCTTTCCGAAGCTCGAGTTTGGTGAGAATCATTCTGATACTATTCTCACATTGAAGGAGTCGTTCGTGAAGGCCTTTAAGGTTATGGACAAAGAGCTCAAACTTCACCCACAGATAGATTGCTATTGCAGTGGGACAACTGCAGTCACCTTGGTCAAACAG GGTCATGATCTTCTGATTGGAAATGTTGGCGATTCTAGAGCTGTGTTGGGTACCAGGGACAAAAATAACTCTCTTATTGCTGTCCAGTTGACTGTAGACCTCAAACCGGATCTTCCaa GAGAATTAGAGAGAATCAGGCTGTGTAGAGGGAGAGTTTTTGCTCTAAAGAATGAACCTGAGGTTGCACGAGTATGGCTTCCCAACTGTGACTCTCCTGGCCTTGCCATGGCTCGAGCATTCGGAGACTTCTGCCTTAAAGACTTTGGTTTGATTTCCATACCGGAGATTTCTTATCGATGCCTCACTGATAGGGATGAATTTGTAGTGTTGGCCACTGATGGG ATTTGGGATGTCCTCTCAAACAACGAAGTTGTAGACATAGTGGCCTCAGCACCGAGGTCAAGTGCTGCAAGAACCTTAGTTGAGTCAGCCATTCGAGCTTGGAGGTTCAAGTATCCATATGCCAAGGTTGACGACTGTGCTGTGGTTTGCCTCTTCCTCGATTCAAATTCGAGCAGTCATGCTACTTCCCAATCCGCATCCAATGAGCAAATAGTATCTCCTCAAAAGAACCCTTGA